The region GCCCCCCGGGCTGGGAAGAGCCGGGGCAGACGCCGGAGTTCGATGAGTTCACCCTGGTGCTCGCCGGCTCCCTGCGGGTCGAGACGAAACAGGGGTTTCTGGAGGTCGGGGCCGGCCAGGCGGTCGAGACGCGCGCCGGAGAATGGGTCCGTTACAGCACTCCCGAAGGGGCGGAATACGTGGCGGTCTGCATCCCTGCCTTTTCCCCGGCCACGGTCCACCGGGACTCCTGACTCTTCCCGCGAATTCAATTCGTGAAACCGCTGCTCATTCCGCGTCGCGGCGATTGCCCCGGACCGCCCCCTCGAAGTATATTCAGCGCTCCCCCAAAGCTCGAAAGGCCTGATTCAAGGCGATCTGGGCCCAATTCCCCCCGGGGGCGGAGCGGAACGTGGAAAAAGTGAACCTGGCGGAAAAGCTCGGACAGTTTGCCGAACACTGGCAGCCGAAAATCGTCGGCGAGCTCGATGGGTTCATGATGAAGCTCGTCAAGTTCCAGGGCGAGTTCGTCTGGCACAAACATGATAGAGAAGACGAGCTGTTCCTGGTCCTCGAGGGCCGCCTGTCGATGCGGCTCCGGGATCGGACGATCGACCTGGAGTCCGGGGAATTCCTCATCGTACCGAAAGGAGTGGAGCACCTTCCGGTCGCCGAGAAGGAGGTCCACGTGCTTCTCTTCGAGCCCTCTTCTACCCTGAACACCGGCAACGTGCGCAACGCGCGGACCATCGACGCGCCCGAACGGATTTGATTCGAACCCTGACCAAGGAGGAACCGGCCATGCCCAAGTACGTCATCGAGCGCGAGCTTCCCGGGGCGGGAAAGCTCACCCCGGAGCAGCTGCACTCCGTCGCCCAGAAATCGTGCGGTGTCATCCGGGAAATCGGCCCGCAGATTCAATGGATCCAGAGCTACGTCACCGACGACAAGATCTATTGCGTCTACATCGCGCCGGATGAGGATACGGTCCGCAAGCACGCCCAGATGGGCGGCTTCCCGGCCAACCGTGTCTCCCAGGTCCGGGCGATCTTCGACCCGACGACTTCGGAGTAAGGGGGCCGCTGCGAGCGATTCGCGGTTCGCGGCGCCGGGGCCGCCACCCTCCCGGCGGCGACCTGGAGATAAGAGAGGCAGGGCGTTGAAGCGTGGATGCCGACATCCTGAATGCCATCTTCATCCAGACCCTCGCGTCGATCGCGGGGGTCTTCATCGGGGCCCTGGCGGCGCTCGCGATCGATCATCACAACACGCGGAGCCGCCAAAGACGTCGCGCCCGAACGCTCACCCGGATCCTGACCCAGGAGCTGACGGAGAACTACCAGACGCTGAAGGCCGTGCAGCCGGCCTTTGAGAAGACGAACTGGGGAAAGAGCTTCTACCTCAGCACGGTGGCTTGGGAGACGGCCCTCGCGAGCGGCGATCTGCCGGAGATTCTCGGTTACGACCTCGCCGACACCCTGGCGGTGCAATATGGATGGCTGTCGCGCATCCGCTACTACGTCGACCTGCTGACCCGTCTCTGGCTCGCGCCTCAGGGGATCCACGGCTACGAGGAGATCCGCTCCGGCTTCCGGAGCGCCATCCTCTCGGCGATAAAGGAGGCCCTGGAGGGGCACCAGCGAGTCATGGAGCGCATCGGTGACGGAGGGCTCGCCGGGAGCAGCTCGACATGACCGAACTCCCCATCGCCTGCACGCTTTCGGGCGTCGCGCGCCAGGAGCGCGGCGAGAAGCTCGCCCGGATTCTGGCGCGCGTCGAGGAGTCGCG is a window of Candidatus Polarisedimenticolia bacterium DNA encoding:
- a CDS encoding cupin; this translates as MARLIDAPKVIEAAGNKPKRIEEFIGRVNSGTAAVSVARMKSPPGWEEPGQTPEFDEFTLVLAGSLRVETKQGFLEVGAGQAVETRAGEWVRYSTPEGAEYVAVCIPAFSPATVHRDS
- a CDS encoding cupin domain-containing protein, with the protein product MEKVNLAEKLGQFAEHWQPKIVGELDGFMMKLVKFQGEFVWHKHDREDELFLVLEGRLSMRLRDRTIDLESGEFLIVPKGVEHLPVAEKEVHVLLFEPSSTLNTGNVRNARTIDAPERI
- a CDS encoding DUF4242 domain-containing protein, coding for MPKYVIERELPGAGKLTPEQLHSVAQKSCGVIREIGPQIQWIQSYVTDDKIYCVYIAPDEDTVRKHAQMGGFPANRVSQVRAIFDPTTSE